A window of Rattus norvegicus strain BN/NHsdMcwi chromosome 14, GRCr8, whole genome shotgun sequence contains these coding sequences:
- the Slc25a51l1 gene encoding mitochondrial nicotinamide adenine dinucleotide transporter SLC25A51-like isoform X2: MMGSEAHDKRPPMLTSSNQDLSPHLADMGQIKHYFCGCCAAFTNVAITYPVQKILFRQQLYGIKTRDAILQLRKDGFRNLYRGILPPLMQKTTTLALMFGLYEDLSRLLRKHVSNAPEFATRSVAALLAGTTEAILTPLERVQTLLQDHKHHDKFTNTYQAFRALRCHGVAEYYRGLVPILFRNGFSNILFFGLRGPIKEHLPTATTQSAHLVNDFICGGESSSLNPSSAWRTGAEVALSAMAVAP, from the exons ATGATGGGCTCGGAAGCTCATGACAAGAGGCCTCCGATGTTGACCTCATCAAACCAGGACTTGTCACCTCACCTCGCTGACATGGGTCAAATAAAGCATTACTTCTGTGGCTGCTGCGCCGCTTTCACCAACGTGGCCATCACGTACCCCGTTCAGAAGATCCTCTTCCGGCAGCAGCTGTACGGCATCAAAACCCGGGACGCCATCCTGCAGTTGAGGAAGGATGGGTTCCGCAACTTGTACCGGGGAATCCTCCCCCCACTGATGCAGAAGACGACCACGCTGGCGCTTATGTTTGGTCTGTATGAGGACCTGTCGCGCCTGCTCCGCAAGCACGTGAGCAACGCTCCTGAGTTTGCCACGCGAAGTGTGGCTGCGCTGCTTGCCGGGACAACAGAAGCCATTCTCACTCCATTGGAAAGGGTTCAGACTTTGCTTCAGGACCACAAGCATCACGATAAGTTCACAAACACTTACCAGGCCTTCCGGGCGCTCAGATGCCATGGGGTTGCAGAGTATTACCGAGGCTTGGTCCCCATCCTTTTCCGAAATGGGTTCAGCAATATCCTTTTTTTTGGCCTTCGAGGGCCCATTAAGGAGCATCTGCCTACTGCCACTACACAGAGTGCACATCTGGTCAACGACTTCATCTGTGGAG GAGAGTCATCGTCATTAAACCCGAGCTCTGCATGGAGGACTGGAGCAGAGGTGGCGCTCAGTGCCATGGCTGTGGCTCCATGA
- the Slc25a51l1 gene encoding mitochondrial nicotinamide adenine dinucleotide transporter SLC25A51-like isoform X1: MMGSEAHDKRPPMLTSSNQDLSPHLADMGQIKHYFCGCCAAFTNVAITYPVQKILFRQQLYGIKTRDAILQLRKDGFRNLYRGILPPLMQKTTTLALMFGLYEDLSRLLRKHVSNAPEFATRSVAALLAGTTEAILTPLERVQTLLQDHKHHDKFTNTYQAFRALRCHGVAEYYRGLVPILFRNGFSNILFFGLRGPIKEHLPTATTQSAHLVNDFICGGVLGAMLGFLSFPINVVKARIQSQIGGPFQSLPMVFKTIWIERDRKLINLFRGAHLNHHRSLISWGIINATYEFLLKIV, translated from the coding sequence ATGATGGGCTCGGAAGCTCATGACAAGAGGCCTCCGATGTTGACCTCATCAAACCAGGACTTGTCACCTCACCTCGCTGACATGGGTCAAATAAAGCATTACTTCTGTGGCTGCTGCGCCGCTTTCACCAACGTGGCCATCACGTACCCCGTTCAGAAGATCCTCTTCCGGCAGCAGCTGTACGGCATCAAAACCCGGGACGCCATCCTGCAGTTGAGGAAGGATGGGTTCCGCAACTTGTACCGGGGAATCCTCCCCCCACTGATGCAGAAGACGACCACGCTGGCGCTTATGTTTGGTCTGTATGAGGACCTGTCGCGCCTGCTCCGCAAGCACGTGAGCAACGCTCCTGAGTTTGCCACGCGAAGTGTGGCTGCGCTGCTTGCCGGGACAACAGAAGCCATTCTCACTCCATTGGAAAGGGTTCAGACTTTGCTTCAGGACCACAAGCATCACGATAAGTTCACAAACACTTACCAGGCCTTCCGGGCGCTCAGATGCCATGGGGTTGCAGAGTATTACCGAGGCTTGGTCCCCATCCTTTTCCGAAATGGGTTCAGCAATATCCTTTTTTTTGGCCTTCGAGGGCCCATTAAGGAGCATCTGCCTACTGCCACTACACAGAGTGCACATCTGGTCAACGACTTCATCTGTGGAGGTGTGCTCGGAGCCATGCTGGGCTTCTTAAGCTTCCCCATTAATGTTGTAAAAGCTCGAATACAGTCTCAGATTGGTGGGCCGTTCCAGTCTCTTCCCATGGTTTTCAAGACAATCTGGATAGAACGGGACAGGAAACTGATCAATCTTTTCAGAGGTGCACATCTGAATCACCACCGCTCGCTCATCTCCTGGGGAATAATCAATGCAACTTATGAGTTTTTGTTAAAGATTGTGTGA